The window ACCGAATATCGTCGGCATCGATAGCCGAGAGGTCCCTGACGAGTTGCTCTACGGGGCTGCCAACCAACCCAAGATCGGAGTCTACTGCGGCGGCTTCATCCGTCGACGAGAACCGTGACAGGGTACGTACGATTTCGTTCGTTTCTCCGTCGTAGACACGAATTTCGTCGTCGTGGAACTGAAGGCGATTTCCCGAGACGACCGTTGTGAACCGTGATGGCTCGAACCGCTTGCGTGCTTCGGCGCCCGGATTCTGTTCACGGAGGTTCGTTCCGGTGAGGGGACCAAATCCGAGAACGACGTTGTCGATCGCTTTCCCGGTGGCGATTGCTGTCGCTCCACCACCGAGCCCGAACAACAACTGGCGGCGGCTGAACTCGCCGACTTCGAAATCAAACGGTGTCCGTGGCCAATCCACGGTCGAATGAGATTGACGGGAGGTATAAGTTTTCTATTGTCTCAGCAGTTATTCGATAGTGTCTCCGGAAATGCACGAATACTGCACGAGTTCGATTCGGTTCGTCGGTTCAGGACCATGGAGTCGCGTCGGCTGCTCGACGTAATAGACCGAAAGCTCGGTCAGTTCATCCTCGTGGTTGCTGTTCCAGCGATTGCAGACGTGCTCCGCGAACGAGGGACGGAGTCCTTCGTATCCATCCCGTTGGAGGTCGAGGAGATACACCAGCCATCGATGGCTGGGGAACCCCTGGGCAACGTCCGGTGGCTGACGCCACCGGATTGTCCGTTGATGAAACGCATCGGTTCGTTTTCCGGATTCGAGTCGGCCCGGAACGACATACCAACCGTCCGTTGTTCGAGGTTCGGGAGCGAACATGCTCCAACGATGTTCACCCGGATCAACGGCCGATTTCACTTCAGGAGGCGTCTCGACGTACCCCAACGTTGCAGCATTCCAGACGAGAACGAACACGATGAGACCGGCCAGCACGATCGGGACGGTTCGGGCGGTCAACTGGGTGATTTGTCTCGGGATTTCGAACGGACGAAACGCGGGGAGCATATCGACCCGGCCTCGAATGCGAGCAGTGTCGAAGTCATCGGTGACTTGGTCGGCAACACCCATCGTCGAGTCCCAGACGATGCCCGGAAGAAATGGTATGAGAGCGGTGATAGAAACCAGCGGAAAGGGACCGAGGCGCATGGTGAGAAGCATTCCAAGATGCATTCCGATGAACAGCGAGGCGAATACGGCCCGTGACCACCCTGTCAGGAGCAACAATAACACTGAAGATGCGACGAGCATGAGCCAGATCGTGTCGAATAGCTCAAGGAGTGCAGGAAATCGAGCGAAGAAGTCACCGAGAAACACGGTGAGATGGTCGAGGCTGAACACGTACTGAACGGCGACCCCGCGCACCCAAAGATCCCCGCGGAGTTTGAACAGGGCGTTTACGGTGTAGATGACCACGACCTGCAACAGCAAGCCTGCGGACGCGAGGCTCACAACTCGATTCTGCCGTTTGTCGTCGTGAAGTGCATCGACGGATAAACGGCCACCCAATGGAAGAAAGACTCCCCACAGCAGCAGTCGTCGAAGCAGGGAATCCCCGGCGTTCAGGAGGACGGGGTTACGGGCGTGGAGTGATACCAGCAACACCAACGAAATCGCGGTTGCGAATCTGGTACGGTAGCCGACGAGCACCAATACGGCGAAGATCCCAGCGACGACGAACATCAATCCCTGAAACCACGCAGCACCGGAGAGCGTGTGAATCGAAAGCTGGGAGAAATTGGGGAACTGCTCTCGGAGTATCGACCGCGGCAGCACGCCTGAATCGGTGTAGAAGGCGACGAGGTCACGTGAGCGAAGTAGCAAATCCGAAAGGAGGACGAGACCGAGCGAAATCCTGAAGACGGCCAGCGCTCGCATATCGATTCCGACTCGATGGGCGAGCGCAGTCTGGCCACGGGCGCGTACCCTCGCCAGCAACGTACACAAGTCCATGGCCGGTCATTTTGACGAGCCAGGATAAGTCTTCTATCTTTCACCCGAATCGACGTCACTCGTCCCTGAGTGTCACCTCGAACGTCCGTCGAATCGCTTCGGCTTGCATCGCCAGCGACAGACTCGGTTTCACCGATGCTCCACTGGTTCCGTTTCCGACACGCGCCTGTTCGGCGGCCATGCCGGGCGTACAGGGGAGGTGGACGAATCCCATGGGGGCGGTGTTCGCCTTGTCTTCCAGATACGCCCGCGTCGAGTAGAGAACGTTGTTGCAGAGGTGGGTTCCGGCGCTGTTCGAAACGTGGGCCGGAATTCCGCGTTCGAGCAGTTCCTCGACCACCGAAACGACGGGAAGCGTAGCGAAGTATCCCGCTCGATCGTCGGGTCGAATGCGCTCGTTTCGCGGTTCGACGTTCGCATTGTCGGGCGTACTCCCGCAATCGTTGACGTTGATACCGACGCGCTCGACGCTGATACCTGCGCGTCCCGCCGCGAGACCGGTTGCGACGATTGCGGTCGGGTCGTGAGTTTCGATGAGGTTCCGCATTTCCTCCGCGGTCCTGTCGAACTCGACCGGAAGAACGTGGCCGATAATTTCGTGTCCTGCGATTTCCTCGCCGTCGATTTCGCAGGCAACCATCGCGCTCGGGTTTTCGTTGTGGTCACCGAACGGTTCGTACCCCGTCACGAGGAGTGTCATGGGAACTCGTTTTCGGGAAGATGGCTTAGTTGGTCGGCTTCCGGAAGCGTACGTGTTTGAACTGCAGTACAAATCAGAGGAAGACGAGCAAAAGCGGTAGTATCAGGAGCGACAGGAGAAATCCGACAACGTAGCCATCGCTTTCGATAACTCCGTCCTGTAGCGTATCGACGAATCGACTGTACGTGGGGAAGAGTAGCAAACACAGCACCGTCACCACCAGGCCGGTTGCCAACAGCAAGACCACGATTAGAGCACCGATAGATGTATTCAGAGCGATGGCAATGATGAGCGTATCGACCAACGTTCCGATGTTTGCCCCGAGGATGTACGGGACGATTTCATTTCGGTTGA of the Haladaptatus caseinilyticus genome contains:
- a CDS encoding HTTM domain-containing protein codes for the protein MDLCTLLARVRARGQTALAHRVGIDMRALAVFRISLGLVLLSDLLLRSRDLVAFYTDSGVLPRSILREQFPNFSQLSIHTLSGAAWFQGLMFVVAGIFAVLVLVGYRTRFATAISLVLLVSLHARNPVLLNAGDSLLRRLLLWGVFLPLGGRLSVDALHDDKRQNRVVSLASAGLLLQVVVIYTVNALFKLRGDLWVRGVAVQYVFSLDHLTVFLGDFFARFPALLELFDTIWLMLVASSVLLLLLTGWSRAVFASLFIGMHLGMLLTMRLGPFPLVSITALIPFLPGIVWDSTMGVADQVTDDFDTARIRGRVDMLPAFRPFEIPRQITQLTARTVPIVLAGLIVFVLVWNAATLGYVETPPEVKSAVDPGEHRWSMFAPEPRTTDGWYVVPGRLESGKRTDAFHQRTIRWRQPPDVAQGFPSHRWLVYLLDLQRDGYEGLRPSFAEHVCNRWNSNHEDELTELSVYYVEQPTRLHGPEPTNRIELVQYSCISGDTIE
- a CDS encoding pyroglutamyl-peptidase I family protein; its protein translation is MTLLVTGYEPFGDHNENPSAMVACEIDGEEIAGHEIIGHVLPVEFDRTAEEMRNLIETHDPTAIVATGLAAGRAGISVERVGINVNDCGSTPDNANVEPRNERIRPDDRAGYFATLPVVSVVEELLERGIPAHVSNSAGTHLCNNVLYSTRAYLEDKANTAPMGFVHLPCTPGMAAEQARVGNGTSGASVKPSLSLAMQAEAIRRTFEVTLRDE